Proteins encoded by one window of Deltaproteobacteria bacterium:
- a CDS encoding TRAP transporter large permease — protein sequence MSPTAAGLVGLAGLFVLLALRMPVGIAMMLVGVLGFGVLNGWGPALAVLGSEPFVIATNYELIVIPLFVLMGNFATVSGMSRDLYAAAYAWFGHWRGGLASATIAACAGFAALSGSSVAAAVTMGKVALPEMRAYRYDSRLSTGAIAAGGTLGILIPPSTGFVIYAILTEESIGRLFLAGFFPGLLLTALFILSIFIQTRINPDLGPPGPASTVMDRIRAFRQASAMIGVVVVTIGGIYAGLFTPTEAAGVGAFLAALLALARGRLTVSSLSSLALESVRTTALVFLILVGAHIFNPFLALTHIPSDLAELLVGMELPRVAVLAILLAAYIVLGMFLEGFAMLVLTLPIVHPIILTLGYDPIWFGVVMVIVLEMGLISPPVGVNVFVVKGIAEDVPMSRIFAGIFPFWIAMAVCLAILVAFPEIALFLPNTMIQ from the coding sequence ATGAGTCCCACCGCCGCGGGTCTTGTGGGATTGGCGGGTCTGTTCGTGCTCCTGGCGCTCAGGATGCCCGTGGGCATCGCCATGATGCTCGTGGGCGTGCTGGGGTTCGGCGTCCTCAACGGCTGGGGGCCGGCCCTGGCCGTGCTCGGCAGCGAGCCCTTCGTCATCGCCACCAACTACGAGCTCATCGTCATCCCGCTGTTCGTGCTGATGGGGAACTTCGCCACGGTTTCCGGCATGAGCCGCGACCTCTACGCCGCGGCCTACGCCTGGTTCGGGCACTGGCGCGGCGGGCTGGCGTCCGCCACCATCGCCGCCTGCGCCGGGTTCGCCGCCCTCTCGGGCTCTTCGGTGGCCGCGGCCGTGACCATGGGCAAGGTGGCGCTGCCCGAGATGCGCGCCTACCGCTATGATTCGCGCCTTTCCACCGGCGCCATCGCGGCTGGCGGCACCCTGGGCATTCTCATCCCGCCCAGCACGGGCTTCGTGATCTACGCCATCCTCACCGAGGAGTCCATCGGCCGCCTGTTCCTGGCCGGGTTCTTCCCGGGACTGCTGCTCACCGCGCTGTTCATCCTGTCGATCTTCATCCAGACCCGCATCAACCCGGACCTTGGGCCGCCCGGGCCGGCCTCCACCGTCATGGACCGCATCCGCGCTTTCCGCCAGGCCAGCGCCATGATCGGCGTGGTGGTGGTCACCATCGGCGGCATCTACGCCGGCCTGTTCACCCCCACCGAGGCCGCCGGCGTGGGCGCCTTCCTGGCGGCCCTGCTGGCGCTGGCGCGGGGCCGCCTGACGGTGTCTTCGTTGTCGTCCCTGGCGCTGGAGAGCGTCCGCACCACCGCCCTGGTGTTCCTCATCCTGGTGGGCGCCCACATCTTCAACCCGTTCCTGGCGCTCACCCACATCCCCTCGGATCTCGCCGAGCTCCTGGTGGGCATGGAGCTGCCGCGGGTCGCCGTCCTCGCCATCCTGCTGGCCGCCTACATTGTGCTGGGCATGTTCCTGGAGGGCTTCGCCATGCTGGTGCTCACCCTCCCCATCGTCCACCCCATCATCCTCACCCTGGGCTACGACCCCATCTGGTTCGGCGTGGTCATGGTCATCGTCCTGGAGATGGGCCTCATCAGCCCGCCCGTGGGCGTCAACGTCTTCGTGGTCAAGGGCATCGCCGAAGACGTCCCCATGAGCCGGATCTTCGCCGGCATCTTTCCCTTCTGGATCGCCATGGCCGTCTGCCTCGCCATCCTGGTGGCCTTCCCGGAGATCGCGCTGTTCCTGCCGAATACGATGATTCAGTGA
- a CDS encoding DUF2628 domain-containing protein, whose amino-acid sequence MKKFSILRHATSGYEVVKNGWSWPAFFFTWIWAFVKKLWLIGVIVFLFGIRVPVRDPCELDPGGLAAR is encoded by the coding sequence ATGAAGAAGTTTTCCATCCTCCGACACGCAACTTCGGGCTATGAAGTCGTCAAGAACGGCTGGAGCTGGCCGGCCTTCTTCTTCACCTGGATCTGGGCGTTCGTGAAGAAGCTATGGCTGATTGGCGTGATCGTGTTCCTGTTCGGGATTCGTGTTCCTGTTCGGGATCCTTGCGAGCTCGATCCCGGAGGCTTGGCTGCTCGGTGA
- a CDS encoding type II toxin-antitoxin system VapB family antitoxin — MATNLAIDVDLLEKALKVGGERTKKATVNKALQEFIARREQERLLELFSQFDWDDNYDYKRERTRT; from the coding sequence ATGGCGACAAACTTGGCGATAGATGTGGACCTGTTGGAGAAAGCCCTGAAAGTCGGGGGTGAAAGGACGAAGAAGGCCACCGTCAACAAGGCACTGCAGGAGTTTATCGCGCGGCGAGAACAGGAACGGCTGCTCGAGCTCTTTAGTCAATTCGACTGGGACGACAACTACGACTACAAGCGTGAACGGACGCGTACGTGA
- a CDS encoding PIN domain-containing protein produces MDTSVWSLALRRNRPSEEPEVQRLRDALGGGEAVHTTGIVLQELLQGYQGARARTEIIERFAAIRTIEPNRDDYIAAAELRNECRRHGVQVGTIDALLAQLCIRHDLIMLSTDHDFVHVSDWTPLRLWLRS; encoded by the coding sequence GTGGACACCAGCGTCTGGTCGCTTGCTCTTCGTCGAAATCGGCCCTCTGAAGAGCCGGAGGTTCAGCGTTTGCGGGATGCACTCGGTGGCGGCGAGGCTGTTCACACCACGGGAATCGTACTGCAGGAACTGTTGCAGGGTTATCAGGGAGCCAGAGCCCGCACGGAGATAATCGAGCGTTTCGCGGCGATTCGCACGATCGAACCGAACCGTGACGACTATATCGCCGCTGCGGAACTGCGCAACGAATGCCGCCGGCACGGTGTCCAGGTCGGTACCATAGACGCGTTGCTTGCTCAGCTTTGCATCCGGCATGATCTAATCATGCTGTCCACGGACCACGACTTCGTCCACGTCTCGGATTGGACACCGCTTCGGCTCTGGCTTCGCTCGTGA
- a CDS encoding DUF933 domain-containing protein — MKVGLTGFSRAGKTTLYNALTGLSTEVGGFETRHEAAMAVVKVPDPRVDALSEIVHPKDKKYAEVTFLDFPPSQERKAALENQSLAQLREVDALAQVVRAFEDPLANEPPAPVRDLNAFQVELILADLSVIEKRLERIRKEANKDHRRELDLLTRCQGILEEERPLRGLEFLPEERTLLSGFAFLSGKPLLVVYNTGEDALQEPLPADVAGYAEAENLTVVPVCGKLEMEIAQLDPDERADFLSELGLSETARDRFIRYAYDHLHLMSFFTAGPMEVRAWTIARDTAAVNAAGKIHSDIERGFIRAEVISYDDYIEHKGESGCRTAGKLRLEGKEYRVQDGDVMHIRFNV, encoded by the coding sequence GCAGGCAAGACCACCCTTTACAACGCCCTCACGGGCCTCAGCACCGAGGTGGGGGGCTTCGAGACGCGCCACGAGGCGGCCATGGCCGTGGTCAAGGTGCCGGACCCGCGCGTGGACGCGCTGAGCGAGATCGTCCATCCCAAGGACAAGAAATACGCGGAAGTCACCTTCCTGGACTTTCCGCCGTCGCAGGAGCGCAAGGCCGCCCTCGAAAACCAGTCCCTGGCGCAGCTCCGGGAAGTGGACGCCCTGGCGCAGGTGGTGCGGGCCTTCGAGGACCCGTTGGCCAACGAGCCGCCGGCGCCCGTGCGGGACCTCAACGCCTTTCAGGTGGAGCTGATTCTCGCGGACCTGTCGGTCATCGAGAAGCGCCTGGAGCGCATCCGCAAGGAGGCCAACAAGGACCACCGGCGCGAGCTGGACCTTCTGACACGCTGCCAGGGCATCCTGGAGGAGGAACGGCCCCTGCGCGGACTGGAGTTCCTGCCCGAGGAACGGACCCTGCTGTCGGGCTTCGCCTTCCTGAGCGGCAAGCCGCTGCTCGTGGTCTACAACACCGGCGAGGACGCCCTGCAGGAGCCCCTGCCCGCCGACGTGGCGGGATACGCCGAGGCCGAAAACCTCACCGTGGTGCCGGTGTGCGGCAAGCTCGAGATGGAGATCGCCCAGCTCGACCCGGACGAGCGCGCCGACTTCCTGTCCGAACTGGGACTCTCCGAAACCGCCCGCGACCGTTTCATCCGCTACGCCTACGACCACCTCCACCTCATGAGCTTCTTCACCGCCGGCCCCATGGAGGTGCGCGCCTGGACCATCGCCCGCGACACCGCCGCGGTCAACGCCGCCGGCAAGATCCACTCCGACATCGAACGCGGCTTCATCCGCGCCGAGGTCATCTCCTACGACGACTACATCGAACACAAGGGCGAATCCGGCTGCCGCACGGCAGGCAAGCTGCGGTTGGAAGGCAAGGAATACCGGGTGCAGGACGGGGACGTCATGCACATCCGGTTCAATGTGTGA